A region of Allocoleopsis franciscana PCC 7113 DNA encodes the following proteins:
- a CDS encoding DUF6825 family protein, with product MSNSVIHAFFVGRALAQALNEQVEDALTNALSELGKFDAEQRERLRQFTEQVLEKAQREAEAASLGRTTTTIVPFGSQSGDLQATIDELRSEIARLRAELKLYRNQSV from the coding sequence ATGAGCAATTCTGTAATTCATGCGTTTTTTGTGGGCAGAGCTCTGGCGCAAGCCCTGAATGAGCAAGTAGAAGATGCCCTAACCAATGCCTTGAGTGAACTCGGCAAGTTTGATGCCGAGCAACGCGAACGGCTGCGGCAATTTACCGAGCAAGTCCTGGAAAAAGCCCAACGGGAGGCTGAAGCGGCAAGTCTTGGCAGAACGACAACCACGATTGTACCGTTTGGTTCCCAGTCGGGTGATCTTCAAGCCACCATCGATGAGCTGCGCTCCGAAATTGCCCGATTGCGTGCGGAATTGAAACTCTACCGCAATCAATCCGTCTAA
- a CDS encoding serine/threonine protein kinase, whose translation MNLTAGAALHQGKYLLNAHLGQDALTLTYRAIDTESGQAVVIRTLTENLLQRSEFDRFKPKLIKYAEGLKRFKHPNLVQILDVFEDAGCPYVVMEYVPGQTLAELIQRSVLSEAKAIDYIRQVSNALSSLHKAGLLHGDIKPQNIIRRQNTDRVVISGLGMLSELLAGMMPVQGDWLSAGYAPLELYSQEDLRTPATDIYSLAATLYTLLYRNPPLPAPVRQKLQADGGDRLFLQNSHHVTPKISQAVKRAIWRGLEFTAQKRPQTVEAWLSLLPKLDQKPTPQPALKDCLIDQSKANPEGLPRPISGRSTANSPPANGKTSASPTPQSAIGQLFVTKLQTLVNFRNTTAIKFNLLNGRLGKLSCTQKENLPKRTSLLRALLLTGAIAASAGLGFGFALRVNGPQAPGSTFLHTEQSFPPRSDWPVTKPRI comes from the coding sequence ATGAATTTGACGGCTGGAGCAGCCTTACATCAAGGAAAATATCTCCTCAATGCCCATCTAGGCCAGGATGCCCTGACACTCACCTACCGAGCCATTGATACAGAGTCAGGTCAAGCCGTCGTCATCAGAACCTTAACCGAAAATCTGCTTCAGCGCTCAGAGTTTGACCGATTCAAGCCAAAATTGATCAAGTACGCCGAGGGATTGAAACGCTTTAAGCATCCGAATCTTGTTCAGATACTCGATGTCTTTGAAGACGCTGGCTGTCCTTACGTTGTGATGGAATATGTCCCAGGGCAGACTCTTGCGGAACTCATTCAAAGGTCGGTACTTTCAGAAGCGAAAGCGATTGATTATATTCGTCAAGTAAGCAATGCCTTGAGTTCTCTGCACAAGGCAGGGTTGCTACACGGCGATATCAAACCTCAAAACATCATTCGGCGACAAAACACGGATCGCGTTGTAATTAGTGGGTTGGGGATGTTGAGTGAGTTATTAGCTGGAATGATGCCAGTTCAAGGTGATTGGCTCTCGGCTGGATATGCTCCACTAGAGCTATATTCCCAGGAGGATCTGCGTACACCAGCGACAGATATTTATAGCTTGGCGGCAACTTTATATACCTTGTTGTATCGGAACCCACCGTTACCTGCACCCGTTCGCCAAAAGCTTCAAGCCGATGGAGGCGATCGCCTTTTCTTACAAAATTCCCATCACGTCACGCCTAAGATTAGCCAAGCCGTTAAACGGGCGATTTGGCGTGGACTGGAGTTCACGGCTCAAAAACGCCCCCAAACGGTGGAAGCTTGGCTTTCTCTATTGCCTAAGTTGGATCAAAAACCAACGCCTCAACCCGCTCTAAAAGATTGTTTAATCGATCAATCTAAAGCCAACCCAGAAGGATTGCCCCGTCCTATCTCTGGTAGGAGTACTGCCAACTCGCCTCCCGCCAACGGCAAAACCTCTGCCTCACCAACGCCTCAATCCGCCATCGGTCAGCTTTTCGTAACAAAACTCCAAACTTTGGTTAATTTTAGGAACACGACAGCAATAAAATTTAACCTTCTGAATGGGCGTTTAGGGAAATTATCCTGTACTCAAAAAGAGAACTTACCCAAAAGGACATCGCTCCTACGAGCACTCCTTCTGACCGGTGCGATCGCCGCCTCAGCGGGGTTAGGATTTGGTTTTGCACTTCGAGTCAACGGGCCTCAGGCACCGGGTTCGACCTTCTTGCACACGGAACAATCGTTTCCCCCTAGAAGCGATTGGCCTGTAACGAAACCCCGGATCTGA
- a CDS encoding tetratricopeptide repeat protein, with product MPSQKTIFPPLALSLLIILGSPGIASSIATTRQPTPATATTASASRQKFLTTSVQAGERGRSSYEDRKAGEILAGQLFLPCCTSQAEVLAVLAFNLATSGNIEQSQPLFERAIQVAEVISDRAAKIRALSAIALNLAQVGQTPRSEQLFNTAVQLAKKTSPDFDLYAQGPALRDVIMQMAQARQTERALQLTKTLSSHLLKAQALNEIAASLADRGQWQQAKSILLEALQFARGITGDYAYESNGFCGNEKFAVLSKIAGNLSLLSQLDRALQVAGSVSGCSSAAGQSTQDYQAWAFLGILSHLKKVDSVKQTWKSAQAIQSPLEQSIAWSAIAVKLIDMGEVPLALSIAQKIAAIPPVKDYSPEWTLLNLGTKENALRDIAIKLTQKQQFDAAMQVVQGMTASPPSVSGSMQESDLFPQPSIKDTTLGEIAHQMALAGQVSSALQVANSIPNIEGKALAQIAIARVLQTTKQGSQASKLLQDLVLPPTPIKPNDYYGYQPLSHIATALVTVGQTDRALQMAESIPSDLLRETTLTDIAVQLADLGQIEPAVKLAKNLKGQGSRSILFNKVASKLVELGQLDQALQIASSPASSSSSLEGSEKAKLLAEIADKFAQIGQRSQALKVAETIEDNELKAKTIAEIATKLAL from the coding sequence ATGCCATCACAAAAGACGATTTTTCCACCGCTCGCGCTCTCCCTACTGATAATTTTGGGATCGCCAGGAATTGCCAGTTCCATTGCTACTACGCGTCAGCCTACACCCGCAACCGCCACTACAGCTAGTGCATCCCGGCAAAAGTTTCTGACCACCTCTGTGCAAGCGGGGGAGCGGGGCCGGAGCTCATACGAGGACAGGAAAGCAGGGGAGATTTTAGCTGGTCAGTTATTTCTGCCATGCTGCACTAGTCAGGCTGAAGTGTTAGCCGTTTTGGCTTTCAACCTGGCTACGAGTGGAAACATTGAGCAATCCCAGCCACTCTTCGAGCGTGCCATTCAGGTGGCAGAAGTAATTTCGGATCGGGCGGCTAAAATCAGAGCATTGTCTGCGATCGCCTTGAATCTGGCACAAGTGGGGCAAACACCGCGCTCAGAACAACTATTTAACACAGCGGTACAGCTAGCCAAAAAAACAAGCCCCGATTTCGACCTATACGCTCAAGGCCCAGCCTTGCGGGATGTCATCATGCAAATGGCTCAAGCCAGACAAACCGAACGAGCATTGCAATTAACGAAGACACTTTCTTCCCATCTCCTCAAAGCTCAAGCTCTCAACGAAATCGCGGCAAGTCTTGCCGATCGCGGACAATGGCAGCAAGCCAAGTCCATCCTACTAGAGGCGCTGCAATTCGCCAGAGGCATTACCGGAGACTATGCCTATGAATCCAATGGCTTTTGCGGCAACGAGAAATTTGCGGTACTTTCTAAAATTGCTGGCAATTTAAGTTTACTGTCTCAGTTAGACCGCGCCCTGCAAGTAGCGGGAAGCGTATCTGGCTGTAGTTCAGCCGCTGGGCAATCGACTCAGGACTATCAAGCCTGGGCATTTCTCGGCATTCTTAGCCATCTGAAAAAAGTAGACTCAGTCAAGCAGACGTGGAAAAGCGCCCAAGCCATCCAAAGCCCATTGGAGCAATCCATCGCTTGGTCGGCGATCGCCGTCAAACTGATCGATATGGGAGAAGTACCCCTCGCTTTATCGATCGCGCAAAAAATTGCTGCCATTCCTCCTGTAAAAGACTATAGTCCAGAGTGGACGCTACTCAATTTGGGTACAAAAGAAAATGCCTTGAGGGATATCGCCATTAAACTGACACAAAAGCAACAGTTTGATGCAGCGATGCAAGTTGTACAGGGCATGACAGCATCACCGCCGTCAGTATCTGGCTCAATGCAGGAGTCCGATCTCTTTCCCCAACCCAGTATCAAAGACACAACCTTGGGTGAGATCGCCCACCAGATGGCACTGGCTGGGCAAGTTTCTTCAGCACTCCAGGTAGCAAACTCCATTCCTAATATTGAAGGGAAAGCCCTGGCTCAGATTGCGATCGCCAGAGTCTTGCAAACTACAAAACAAGGGTCACAAGCCTCAAAATTACTTCAAGATTTGGTCTTACCGCCAACACCCATAAAGCCCAATGACTATTACGGTTATCAGCCGCTCAGCCACATTGCCACTGCACTGGTTACGGTGGGACAAACGGATCGTGCTCTCCAGATGGCTGAATCGATCCCAAGTGACTTACTCAGAGAAACAACCTTAACAGATATTGCTGTCCAACTGGCAGATTTGGGACAAATTGAACCAGCGGTGAAACTGGCTAAGAACCTCAAAGGACAAGGTTCTAGATCGATACTATTCAACAAAGTAGCCTCGAAGCTCGTGGAATTGGGTCAACTGGATCAGGCGCTTCAAATAGCATCTTCCCCCGCAAGCAGTTCATCATCCCTGGAAGGAAGTGAAAAAGCCAAGTTGTTAGCTGAAATTGCGGATAAATTTGCCCAAATAGGGCAGCGATCGCAAGCACTAAAAGTGGCGGAAACCATTGAAGATAATGAACTTAAAGCCAAGACGATAGCTGAGATCGCCACCAAACTGGCTCTGTAA
- a CDS encoding CBS domain-containing protein: MDLILCHTTTDFDALGAAVGLTRLKPGAKLVLTGGAHPAVRDFLALHRDEYALIERRSVNPKQIQSLVVVDTQKRDRLGKAAEWFDLSHLTAIEIYDHHLDIDSDIPATQIQIESVGATTTLIVEQLQQASIALTTAEATVMALGIHVDTGSLTYDQTTARDAAALAWLMLQGANVRQIAEYVDPGLSPQLQTLLTQALDNLHSQNHLGYKISWVLLKTIGFVPGLSSLASRLVELTESDALLLAAEYPQGLQVGRLKVESSSLQTSTYLTVIGRSRIEGTNLNKLFQPLGGGGHSQAASMRLRDVDSLATVEQLVHQLKDQIQEPLSARELMSSPVRTIRPETTISEAQRILLRYGHSGLSVVDENDQLVGVVSRRDLDLALHHGFGHAPVKGYMTRNVKTIAPETSLPEIESLMVTYDIGRLPVLQDGQLVGIVTRTDVLRQLHQNGSGEWESGDNVCPLPMTHPQAIIPNLRDRLAPTQWKLLSQAAQEAQSRGWNLYLVGGAIRDLLLADASQKLLLKDIDLVVDGFHRSADTGAGVTLAQSLQKLYPNVRLDVHGAFQTAALLWHNDPVLDSLWVDIATARTEFYPYPAANPEVEASSIRQDLYRRDFTINALAVRLTTSRSGELPLLDFFGGLLDLRSRQIRVLHANSFIEDPTRIYRAVRFAVRLGFEIEPQTEAYIRYAMESGVYERSLSQNDKAPALQTRLKAELKHILQAPYWNRALQLLASLGALRCIHPTLDLNETLWWQVRLVDRWLRRFDPTRRLEHWQMRLEVLLAYLAPEERAAVAENLQLPLDSIERLQQLAPAQAQVLKSLPNTKRPSEVVWLLRQYKLPTLVLMAIQAPRSIRRMLWKYLTTWADIQAPLNGNDLKKLGYKPGPQYREMLDKLLAATLDGMIQDEAEAKAFLAKHYPSPSKL, translated from the coding sequence ATGGATCTGATTTTGTGCCACACAACCACTGATTTTGATGCTTTAGGAGCTGCCGTGGGGTTAACACGCCTGAAGCCAGGAGCCAAGCTGGTTCTGACCGGCGGTGCTCATCCAGCGGTTCGAGATTTTTTAGCCCTGCATCGGGATGAGTATGCCCTGATTGAGCGTCGGTCTGTCAACCCCAAACAAATACAATCCCTCGTCGTGGTCGATACCCAAAAGCGCGATCGCTTAGGAAAAGCTGCTGAATGGTTCGACTTATCTCATTTAACCGCAATTGAAATCTACGATCATCACCTCGATATCGACAGCGATATCCCCGCTACCCAAATTCAAATTGAGTCCGTGGGAGCAACGACGACTCTGATTGTTGAGCAGTTGCAGCAAGCTTCTATTGCCTTAACCACGGCTGAAGCAACCGTCATGGCACTCGGTATTCATGTGGATACAGGTTCTTTGACTTATGACCAAACGACAGCACGAGATGCTGCCGCTTTAGCCTGGTTGATGCTACAAGGGGCAAATGTGCGGCAAATTGCCGAATATGTCGATCCGGGACTATCTCCTCAACTCCAAACCCTATTAACACAAGCCTTAGATAATTTACACTCACAAAACCATTTGGGCTACAAAATTTCTTGGGTACTCCTGAAAACAATAGGCTTTGTCCCTGGATTATCAAGCTTGGCGTCCCGACTGGTTGAACTCACAGAAAGCGATGCCTTGCTGCTAGCAGCAGAGTATCCTCAAGGGTTACAGGTTGGCAGATTGAAGGTTGAAAGTTCCAGCCTTCAAACTTCAACTTATCTCACCGTAATTGGGCGATCGCGAATTGAAGGAACGAATTTGAACAAGTTGTTCCAACCCTTGGGGGGTGGTGGACATTCCCAAGCGGCATCAATGAGACTCCGAGATGTGGATTCCCTGGCAACGGTAGAGCAGCTTGTTCACCAACTTAAAGACCAAATCCAAGAGCCACTCAGCGCACGGGAGTTAATGTCGTCGCCAGTACGCACGATTCGTCCCGAAACAACGATTAGCGAAGCCCAACGGATTTTACTGCGCTATGGACATTCGGGGCTTTCTGTGGTAGACGAGAATGACCAACTGGTTGGTGTTGTTTCACGGCGAGACTTGGATTTAGCACTACATCATGGGTTTGGTCATGCACCTGTCAAAGGTTATATGACCCGAAATGTCAAGACAATCGCGCCCGAAACGTCTCTACCAGAAATTGAGTCGCTGATGGTGACTTACGATATTGGGCGTCTTCCCGTCTTGCAGGATGGGCAGTTAGTCGGAATCGTCACCCGCACCGATGTTCTGCGGCAACTGCATCAAAATGGTAGTGGAGAGTGGGAAAGTGGGGACAATGTGTGTCCGCTACCGATGACCCATCCTCAAGCGATCATTCCGAATCTTCGCGATCGCCTCGCGCCGACGCAGTGGAAACTCCTCTCCCAAGCCGCTCAGGAGGCTCAATCTAGGGGCTGGAATCTTTATTTGGTGGGGGGAGCCATCCGCGATTTATTACTGGCTGATGCGTCACAGAAGCTACTGCTCAAAGATATTGATTTAGTCGTGGATGGGTTTCATCGCTCAGCGGATACGGGTGCAGGGGTAACCCTAGCTCAATCGCTTCAGAAACTCTACCCCAATGTACGATTAGACGTTCATGGAGCCTTTCAGACGGCAGCTTTGTTATGGCACAATGACCCAGTTTTGGACTCGTTATGGGTTGATATTGCCACCGCTCGCACTGAATTTTATCCTTATCCGGCAGCGAATCCTGAAGTTGAAGCCAGTTCGATTCGTCAAGACTTGTATCGGCGAGATTTTACCATCAATGCTTTGGCGGTTCGCCTGACGACTTCTCGGAGTGGGGAGTTGCCCTTATTGGATTTTTTTGGCGGGTTGCTGGATTTGCGATCGCGTCAAATTCGAGTTTTGCACGCCAACAGCTTTATCGAAGACCCCACCCGGATTTATCGCGCTGTACGGTTTGCCGTGCGCTTGGGATTTGAAATTGAACCCCAAACCGAAGCGTATATCCGTTATGCCATGGAAAGTGGAGTGTATGAGCGATCGCTTTCCCAGAATGACAAAGCCCCCGCCCTGCAAACTCGCCTTAAAGCCGAACTGAAGCATATTTTACAGGCACCTTATTGGAACAGAGCCTTACAGCTTTTAGCCTCATTAGGTGCATTGCGCTGTATCCATCCCACCCTAGATCTCAATGAGACACTGTGGTGGCAAGTACGTTTGGTTGACCGTTGGCTGCGACGGTTTGACCCCACTCGACGCCTAGAACACTGGCAGATGCGCTTAGAAGTGTTGCTGGCATACCTAGCTCCGGAAGAACGGGCGGCTGTGGCAGAAAATCTTCAGTTGCCCCTCGATAGTATTGAGCGCCTCCAGCAACTCGCTCCAGCACAAGCACAGGTGTTAAAGTCCTTGCCGAATACCAAGCGTCCCAGTGAAGTTGTCTGGTTACTGCGACAGTATAAGTTACCCACTTTAGTTTTGATGGCGATTCAAGCTCCTAGAAGCATCAGACGGATGTTGTGGAAATATCTCACAACGTGGGCTGATATACAGGCACCACTCAATGGCAACGACCTGAAAAAGTTGGGCTATAAACCAGGGCCGCAATACCGAGAAATGTTGGACAAACTCTTAGCCGCAACACTGGATGGAATGATTCAGGATGAGGCAGAGGCTAAAGCTTTTCTGGCAAAACATTATCCGTCGCCCAGTAAGCTGTGA
- the psbZ gene encoding photosystem II reaction center protein PsbZ — protein MSIIFQISLAALVALSFVMVVGVPVAYASPQNWNQSKQLIFLGSGVWVALVLLVGVLNFLVV, from the coding sequence ATGTCTATCATATTTCAAATATCACTTGCTGCTCTGGTTGCCCTGTCCTTTGTTATGGTGGTCGGTGTACCCGTCGCCTACGCCTCTCCGCAGAACTGGAATCAATCCAAACAGTTAATCTTTTTAGGTTCCGGCGTTTGGGTGGCTCTTGTTCTTTTAGTGGGTGTCTTGAATTTCTTGGTGGTGTAA
- the ribH gene encoding 6,7-dimethyl-8-ribityllumazine synthase yields MAVFEGTFTSSKPLRFAIIIGRFNDLVTGKLLTGCEDCLKRHGVDTNPHGTQVDYIWVPGAFEVPLMARQAAITGRYDAVICLGAVIRGQTPHFDYVAAEVAKGIASAGAETGVPVIFGVVTADTMQQALERAGIKSNKGWDYALNALEMASLMQHFKGNGIASTYATYEENAVTPQALPISSNRTITSEARVEHQPSAE; encoded by the coding sequence ATGGCAGTTTTCGAGGGAACTTTTACTTCATCTAAACCCCTGCGGTTTGCAATTATCATTGGTCGATTCAACGATTTAGTGACGGGCAAACTCCTAACAGGATGTGAAGATTGTCTGAAACGCCACGGTGTTGATACCAATCCCCACGGTACTCAAGTAGATTATATTTGGGTACCTGGTGCTTTTGAGGTACCCCTGATGGCTCGTCAAGCCGCGATCACGGGACGTTATGATGCCGTGATTTGCCTAGGTGCAGTCATCCGGGGGCAAACCCCTCATTTCGATTATGTCGCGGCTGAAGTAGCCAAGGGGATTGCTTCGGCTGGCGCTGAAACGGGTGTGCCAGTAATCTTTGGAGTTGTGACAGCAGATACCATGCAGCAAGCCTTAGAACGGGCGGGTATCAAGAGTAATAAGGGCTGGGACTATGCCTTGAATGCCTTGGAGATGGCGAGCTTAATGCAGCACTTCAAGGGAAACGGGATAGCTTCAACTTATGCTACTTATGAAGAAAATGCTGTTACGCCTCAGGCGCTACCGATTTCCTCCAATCGGACAATCACTTCAGAGGCAAGGGTTGAACACCAACCGTCGGCTGAGTAG